One Capricornis sumatraensis isolate serow.1 chromosome 8, serow.2, whole genome shotgun sequence genomic region harbors:
- the LOC138083393 gene encoding nucleoside diphosphate kinase B — protein MAHAERTFIAIKPDGVQRGLVGEVIKRFEQKGFRLVAMKFLQASEELLKQHYIDLKDRPFFPGLVKYMNSGPVVAMVWEGLNVVKTGRVMLGETNPADSKPGTIRGDFCIQVGRNIIHGSDSVKSAEKEISLWFKPEELIEYKSCAFDWIYE, from the exons ATGGCCCACGCGGAGCGCACCTTTATTGCTATCAAGCCCGACGGCGTGCAGCGCGGCCTGGTGGGCGAGGTCATCAAGCGCTTCGAGCAGAAGGGATTCCGCCTTGTGGCCATGAAGTTCCTTCAG GCCTCTGAGGAACTCCTGAAGCAGCACTACATTGACCTGAAAGACCGCCCATTCTTTCCGGGCCTGGTGAAGTATATGAACTCAGGGCCAGTTGTGGCTATG GTCTGGGAGGGCCTGAATGTGGTGAAGACAGGACGAGTGATGCTTGGGGAGACCAACCCAGCAGATTCTAAGCCAGGCACCATTCGTGGCGACTTCTGCATTCAAGTTGGCAG GAACATCATTCATGGCAGTGATTCAGTAAAAAGTGCTGAGAAAGAAATCAGCTTGTGGTTTAAGCCTGAAGAATTGATTGAATACAAGTCTTGTGCTTTTGACTGGATATATGAATAA